The segment GTCTTGCACAGATAGATGATCTAATATGTTACGATTCCTCTCAAGGAGAGGAGACTTTGATCTACATCTTGACACTCGGAGTTGTAGAATCTTACAGAAACCATGGAATAGGTATATTAATCATATCTCAAActgttctttctttttaatcCCTTGGTCTAATACATTCTAACGTTCTgcaaatgtttttttgtttttgttttggtcagCAATGTCACTCATTAGTGGGGTGATTAGATATGCGTCTGGTTTATCTTTATGCCGAGGAGTTTACCTTCACGTGATTGCATACAACAATCCTGCAATCCGTTTGTATAACAGATTGATGTTCAGATGCGTGCGAAGGTTAAACGGATTCTATCTCATCAAACGACAGCATTTTGATGCCTTCTTGTTTGTTTACTTCGTCAACGGTTCTCGATCTCCTTGCTCCCCCTTGTAAGTTACACACAACAACACACAAGTAAAGCATTTTTGATGAGAGTAGTGatcatatttaaataatagaagAAACAATTTGGGAAATGGTTTTTGCAGAGAGGTTGCAATGTTTGTTGTGAATTATATGAAGAATGGAATCAAGTCGGTAGCATCTAAGCTAACGAGGAAAGAGGAGAAAGGCTTGAAATGGCTGGTTCCCAAAGACACGGATTGCGTCTTACCCACGCAAACCGAACCTAACCTCGGATCATCATCTTCCGGGTACGGATTAATTTAATTCGAATTTATACTGTATGTTCGATTCATTTGCTTTCTGTGTAATAAAATGTACAACGTCCTAAACTTGTATATCCATCCATCATCATCACTACATATTAATGGAGTGGTGGAAAGTTCTTAAAATTTTCACCGCCCGTTTTAAAATAGTCAGCTTTGTTTGAAAATAGCTCTGTTGCTTCATTGGCGATTATCCAGATGAAGAACAAAACCACCTTTCCATGTCAAAAAATAGCTTAGACAATAAAACTTAGGCCTAAAAAGAACTCATCCAAGGCCAaacgtaaaataaaaaataaaaataaaatcttaacgCTGTGGCAATGgcgtcttcttcctcctcctcattATCCGTCATTACCTTCCTCCTCTTGACGCCTCTCTGCTTTTGTAGTGAGCCACCACCTTCGCAAATACCAAACGGAACATTAGATCTCTCTTTACTCTGGTACGGACAATTCACGCCGGTCCAGAAAGAGAGGGTTCGAGATTTCATAGAATCGCTTAACTTTGATGCCAAGGAAGGTCTTGACCCCAAGGTATCGGCGTGGTGGAAAGTGGTGGAGAGTTATCTAGAGAGGTATGAGGTCAAGGAGATTTATCGACAGAATAATAAGAGTAACAGAACCGTAGCTCCCAGGATTAAGGTGAAGATTGTCAGGAGCTATGTGGATGAGAAGATGAAGTACGGTAAAGAATTAACAATCGAAAATGGTGAGAAACTGGTCGAGACAGCCATCGAAAACATGTCAAACGTGGTTCCTGTGGTTTTACTTTCGGCACAAGTTAGGTCTCATGGCCTAGGGTTTTGTAACAAAACTTGCCAACGCTACGCCCTTACCGTCAATGATATTAAAGGTTTTGTTTCTTCCTCGTTAATTGCGTTAGgtgataataaataataaaaataatttgttgctTGGATGCCAAGGTAAAGAAAAACCACAACCATACGTAATGGTGAGCGACCCGGAGGTGCAGTGTCCCGGAGAGTGCGCTTGGCCTTTCCACGTTGCTAATAGAGGTCCACATGGCATGACCTATCAACCACCGAGTGGTGAAATAGGAGCCGATGCATTGGTTATTCAGCTAGCCACCGGTTTAGCAGACGTCGCCACTAATCCAGCTTTAACTGAGACCTTGTTCAAATCTGAGCCACCGTACATCACCAACGTAAACCACAGGTCTTCGGATTATATAGAGGACCCTGCAACCAAGTGCACTCGCGTTTTTGGATCCGGAGCCTTGCCGGGTTTTACTGGAAGAATACGGGTTGATCCGATAACTGGTGGAGCCTTTAACTCACACGGAATCAACCACTTGAAGTTCTTGATTCCTTCTGTTTGGGACCCTAAGACCAAATCTTGCTGGACTCCTATGTAACCACTGTTATTATTTCATGTATTGATCAGCTTTTACCCTTTTTGGTAAAATTGAATTTTGTAAGGTTGGTTTTTATGAAGGTcatatatttgatattaatgGAGTACACAATGGGAGTTTGAACGATCTTCTAGTAGATAGATAAATTTATTTGGCATATCCAAAACGTTTACAAGTAAGAGAAAGTCAAGTTCCAAGATCTGTAACCATTCATGATTTTAGAATATCCAACCAATGAATAATGTCTTTAATCGGGTACAATAAAGAAAATCGTTACAAAACTAGTTCTCtttgtcatcatataattagatcatactAGTGactacaattatatatatgattcctTGTAACTGAGTAGGATCATCCAAACACagaaacaaattattttgtGTATGTTACAAAATAATCTAAGTAATCGTAAAACTTCCCTGCTAATCTTGTATATATAGCCTCACGTTGTTCAACTTCTTCATTGCACTTGTAGTAGGTACAAAAGAGTAACATTGATATGGGAAAGGTATGTGTATCCTTTGCTGGTGATTTATGCATTTATCTCATGTTAAAAgcaaattaacatttatatatttcattggCTCTCAAGAACAAGCAACAAGGAGAAGGAGACAACAAGTCCAAGAATCAGAAAAATGGAGATTCCAACAAGTCTGATACGAAGAATCAGAAAAATGGAGAATCTGACAAGTCTGATAAGAAGAATCAATGTAAAGAAATTATTCTGAAGGTCTACATGCACTGTGAAGGTTGCGCTTCACAAGTTTCCCATTGTTTGAGGGGATATGATGGTAATCCCAAAACATAACTTAAACTATTAATcacagtttttaatatatttctcttTGATTAACATATCGTTTCctacttttaatttattttaatgatatttgaATTGTGTTTTCTTTGACTAGTTTCAGGGTTTTATGTATGTAGTAGATAAATGAAATATTGAGAAACTATCTCTTTACCTTTCATAATAGTGGCATAAGCAAATAGTATTTCCTAAATCTAATTCTTAAGATTTTACcgttttttcttatttaaagtGATTCTAACTGATGATCATATTGCTGTTAAGGGGTTGAGCAAATTAAGACGGAGGTTGGAGACAATAAGGTTGTTGTGTCTGGGAAATTTGATGATCCACTTAAGATATTACACAGGgtgcaaaagaaattcagtaaAAATGCCGAGTTAATTTCCCCAAAGCCTAACCCTAATCAAGATCAGAAGAAGGAGcaacaacaaaagaaagaagtaaATTTCTATAtctttgtataatttttttcataatataaagaCTGATCTCGTTTTTACACATATATCAAACTTagatatatcatttaaattgaTTTGCTAAATACCAACCTTCAGGCATCACTAATTATTTGCTTTTGTGTGTTGACTTCAGAGTGCTCCGCAGATCAAAACTGCAACTTTAAAAATGAACATTCACTGTGAAGGATGCGTTAATGAAATCAAAAGAGGCATTGAGAAAATAAAAGGTAAATGTAGTGCCCCCTAGTAACTATCTATGCATGTATATGCAAACGATTTTTTACAGTGTCATTGTGGAAAATTCAAAGCATGATAGCCGGTTAGAATTAGAAACCAACCAAAATACATGTATGACTTGCTGTATTCAGATCCAATATGTAGTtgaaaatcaaattataaatgTGTTTGTAATTTGACAAATTAAAAGGTATTCAAACGGCGGAACCAGACCGGTCAAAGTCAATGGTGGTGGTACGAGGAGTCATGGATCCTCCAAAACTCGTGGAGGAAATCAAGAAAAAACTTAAGAGACATGCAGAGCTTGTAAGTCAAAACACAGAGAAAGGCAAAGGTAATAACGACAAAGACAACAATAACAATAACAAGGGCAACAAGAAGAACGAAGACAGTGATGGAAACACAATCTTTAGTTACCCTCCTCAATATTCAGCCCAACATAACTATCCCTCTCAGATTTTTAGCGACGAGAATGTGCATTCTTGTTCGATCATGTGATTTTTGACTCGTAAACTGGGAGTCTTTTAAGTTATGTACTATGTTCCACATTTTTATATCCCAGTAGACTTCATTTCATTTCAGTTTTGAGTGACACTATGAACTTGTCTCCACAACTGACTAGAAACATTTTCATTGGAATTTCTAAATGCACATCTCagcaaataattaaatataaaaagtaatatttcaaaaatttaaatattgttGGGTGTACATTTTAATCTCAGCCCAATCGTTTAGGCATTTGTATTTAAGAACCACCAGCTCGGAAAAATCAATCTCTTACTTCTCCGCTATGTGTTCGAGGCGACTGTGCACACTCTTTGGAAAGAACACAACTGCACGAACCATGGAGTCTGGAGAGACACCAAACTCAGCAGCAACAGTGATAAAGATAGTGGACTTGATCACAAGAAATTGTATCTCCTCCATCCAGAGCATGAGACATCACTCATAGTCTCATACGATTCGTATGGAGCCATGATCGCTTGGTTTGCGACAAGATAGAAGTCTAAAATAGATTTCCTATAGAACATTGCTTAGAAAAACTATTAAATCTCTAAGAACTAAAGTCTCTCATtcatttgtaaaaaatatttgttttgtttgaatgaATTTAACATTCTTTTCTGAAAAAAAGTTACGAAAATAAGCACAGTTCGATTACAAATGTGCATTGTAATGATCAGGCCAGGCTGTGCCCAAAAGTATAAAATGAGCCGAATGATATTTGAGGCCCGATTAAATGGGTTACTCTACTCACTTGGGCCAGGCTTGAATCTGGGCGTTATATGTTCAAAATGACAATATAATGTCTAATTTGCAATAAATATAAGTTGACagtacttttttttcttttgtattatcccccgaaaagagagagagagagagaaagtgagggagaagagaagagattacTCTCGATTTAGGGTTCATCAGCATTTGATTCCCACTGTAGGAAGGGCCCCGTTTCGATTGCACAAGACGGATCAATTCAAGTAAGTAAATAGTTTAACTTCTTCGGTTCGATTGCTTGGATCGTAATAGTGTTCATGTAATCCAATTAGGTTTTGGAATATCCAAAATTAGGATTCGAATTGAGAGATATGTCAGTGAAAGCAAGGAGGCTCTCCGGTAGATTAGAGACCGTAGCAGCCAAACCAACCTACGCATTCGACCCCGTCGACGATGACAAGATCATAAAAAACCGTCTCCTCACGCGAACCACCACCACGCGAGGCGAGCCTCCACTAAAGAAGCTCCAGAAGAAGTTCACATCCTTCGTCCTCGAAGTCGACAAGGAAGAGGACAATTACAGCGAGTGCGGCCGCCTCGCGAAGGCCTTCCTGCAGGAGCTCGCCACATTCGAGATCCCGCTGCTCAAGAGCCAGGCGGTGGTGGAGGCCAACCTGAGGGAGAAGGAGAGCTTCGAGGAGGTGAAGGAGGAGACGGAGAGGCAGATCACGCAGGCGAGAGGTGAGATCGAGGAGCTGAAGAAGCAGCTCGAGGAGAGCAAGGTCGAGAGGCAGCATAAGGAGGAGTGCGAGACGATTAGGAAGCTGATCTACGCGCAGCCGCCGAGGTCGGAGACTGAGAAGGTGATTTGTGAGTTGAAGAGGGAGATTGCTGAGCTTGAAGCTGAGAGCACTGCCAGCTGGAGGTTGCTTGAGCTGAGGAAGAAGCAGTTTGCTCTCTTGTTGCATGTGGTAATGATTGTCTTTAAAGTccgagacttttttttttgtttgtttgtttacgTGTTTGATGTGTTTTGTGATTTGTGTAACATTTTGGTTTTGGGCATACAGGTGGATGAGTTGCAGAACACAATGGAAGATGAGCAGAAGAGTCTAGTTGATGAGATTCGGACAGCCGTCGAAGATCAGAGGAACATAGCCGAGCCAATGTCTGTCGATTAACTCTTGGATATTTTGTAAGAAGTCTGCTCTTTGTCAGATGTAGTGTTTGGTGCGGTTTCTATTTTTGTTGTCGAGAATTTTTCTTTAAAGTGTGACTGCACGTTTCATCTTTTCTGCAAAATCATTATCCACAAGTAAAACTTTAGTGttaaattttggaaaaagattaattattaataagaaAGAATAATGCGACGACTAGCCGAATAAGTTTTCTATTATTGAGCGAGTAAGCTCATTTGTGTTCGTATATTAACACACGTTTCTCCGTTATATTAACACACGTTTCTCCGttatgattaattttcttgagaATATTTGAGCAGCATTAGTGTTCGTATATTAACACACGTTTCTCCTGTCACAATTTTTAACACTTGAAATGAACATTTGCGTGTTTGATTTGAACTATGTTATTCTAATGTCATCTTTTTGCTTTGGCTGTAAAGTTTTTACTTAAACTAAACATTTGGTCTTACAAATATACGATTTGTGGCCAAGAGATAAGATGTACAATGATTTTAAAGGCTACCATCTATTTGATTATACTTATACATCTCTATTGTCTCCTCTtaaagtcaaataaaaataagacTGTGTCACTTTCGAGACTGTATTTGTGCACTTCTTCTTAACCATGCCCAACTAAATTGAATatttaagagaaaataaaataaaatctccaTAGTTTAACCATAGAAATATTATCTTAACAACCACTTCAGCAACGAATTAGTATATCTGATTTAATTAAGAGTTGTAAGCTCTTATGCGTGAAAACTactattaaaaagaaacatgtccaagaaaaaaatcagagaaaataatatatacaaatgtaTGATAATCAGTTTAGTACAGTATCAATGTTTTGTATACGTGGtccaaaaaataagaaaattttaaaacacaaactGTATGGAAGTTAATTGACAATGTACATGTGTGTATAAATCCACAGAAAAAAAGAATGCTCATATTGTATTGTTTTCGTCTCTATTCACGAAATGGCCAAGGCTCCGAACAAGTTTGCCTGCAAtgcaaaaaggaaaaacaaactAATGTTATGAACTCGTCCACATTCAGCAGTAAAAATATTAACCATATCTGTGAAAATGCTTAGGTCCTCTAACTCACTCTATGATATCTTTCCAATAAGAATCAGTTGCTTCGTCATCAATTATGTCACACCAAGGCTGATGGTCTTGTGCGAACGTTGGGGTCGAGGAAGGGTTTGAAGTATGCTCATTATGCTTCAAAATCTCCTTGTTCTTGATCATCATTTGGGTTTGTTTAGACTCATCAGGAGAGGCCGAGATCAATGGAGGAACAATATCTTGATGAGAAAATACTCTAAACGGGCTAGAAAACGAATCCATAGGCTGATGATCAATGTGAGAGAGGCTTTGGGTTGGATCATAGAAATTTTCACTAATATTTGGTTGGTTCTCTATGAAAGAAGACTGGCCAAAGATATAATTGTTGGTGTTATGAATGTcaatggaagaagaagatgtgttgttgttgttgttgttgttgaggaCTTGCATCATACTATGTAACCATTGGGCTTTAGCAATACTTGTTGCATCCGgttgtatattttgatttagaGTCAACAGGTTATTGAAATTTGCGGCAGCTAGAAGCTGCGGTAAAGCGGCTAGAACGTTTAGATGGTCAGTTCTCGGCCTGTGGGTCACTGGATCGATCCCCATCTGAATAAGTTTCTTTCTAATATGCGTGTTCCAGTAGTTTTTTATTTCGTTGTCCGTTCTTCCCGGAAGATGACCAGCTATAGACGACCACCTTCCaaacatatgaaaataattagttaaattaataattatatggTGGGATTAGTTACGACTTCTACgtattatatcaaaatttcaAGCTATATTAAGTAATTAGTTATTCAATCCAGAAAACAAGTAACTATTATAAACTTCAAAATCTTGATCGTTGACGAGTACGTATGCATGCATCTACTATCCAGTGTGGTAGGTTTACATATGTATGATTTTTATACATCAACTAACCAAGACTATATACtagcatatatacatatatacatacatatgtaAAAATTACGCTTTTAGATGTGACAATTGGATTATAGTTTTAGAATAATtgagatattaaatttaattaatcaatactattaaaataggaacatGACTTTTTGATATAAATGTGGTCTAACTATTTCAATAGTATTGATTAAAAtctcttattaatcatttaagaaaaaatattatacaaataaaaacacaaatataatcaaaaacataaatataatcaaaatcacaaatataaatattaatttttttaaaaaatataaaacaaaaatatatctgtcCATTTTAAAGACGAGTCAGAAATATCTAGTTAtgtattaaaatgttaaatttaattagTATAATCATATATAACGAAAGAGATGTTACAAAAACATATCACACACTACTAtattgttgttatttttttccCAGTTAACTTATTTTTCATCTGAagtgtttttaaaaaacaaatagttTTACCAAAAGAATAAAAAGCCATCGCTTAAAAACAACAAGATTAACGTTCAAACATTAACCACACATTtttctcaaacaaaaaaaaaacataacacaataacaattaatttttaaaaattcgtaGTAGTTTTCTTTTTTCGCTCATGATCTCAAATATAATAACTAaagcaaataaaataatcaactgaagacaaaaaataaaaataaaataattacttgTTTCCAAGAAGAGAATGAAGGTTGATGATGGTTTGTTCTTCTTCGGCAGTGAAGTTTCCTCTTTTGATGTCTGGCCTCAAGTAATTAGTCCATCTCAATCTGCAACTTTTCCCACACCTATTTAGACCGGCTTGCTTTGGAAGAGCTCTCCAGCTTCCATGACCGTGTTTTTGTATGTGATTTATCAGTTTCTGATCTTCTTCAGGCGTCCATGGCCCTTTCTTTAGCCCGTTCTCATCGCAACACGGTGATCTTCCCATTATAGCATGTAATATATGGATCTGTAAGTTGAAAAAACATCTTGACATAAATTAGATAACCACTGAATAGACTTGTGACAAACTGAAATGTTGTGAATGAATAATACTGCCTTCAAaaataatagttacaaaaacaataataatatccTTAATATTATAACAAATTAGTAAATGTacttttgaaaagaaaatcGGGTTTGTGTAGGAAATTGTTaagtattttatgtttatatgtatGTGTAAGTGATATACCTGCAGGAAGAGAGAcaagagatggagaagaattgTGAAGCCAAAATCTTAGTTAATGAGGGTAAGTGCTGTGTTCTTTGGTTTATATATAGAAACATGGAAGAGGCTTTCGTCTGTGTTGTGACTTGTCGGAACAAGGAGATCTTAGTTAGCTTTTGTGACGTCTCCTTTTGACGTTAATCCTATCAAATAATGATATGACGAAAGTGTCCTTAGCGAGTGGTGGAGGAAAAAAAACGAGGAGGAGATGTTCAAGTTTGTGAAGCAATCTGGAATAAAAGTTGCTGCAACTAATTCATGTTGACAATGTAATTCTTCtcgaacttaaaaaaaaacagactaAAAAAGTTACTTATAAGAGCTAAATATCTAAAGAATGAATGGAACATAATATATCGTTTAAATTACAACAGAtctattaaagaaaatataaaattttaattgatcTATTATATGTGTGAACTTATTGTGGAAAGGATTAGGATACTATATCCAGCGGAACGTTAGGATTTCTGGTGACAATTTCTTATATATCTTTTCTCATGTTGATGAGTAATCTCCACtcttatcatatatattcattctattattttcttattataagAATTTATATCACCCTTTGAATTTCCGTGGAACTGAAGAACCAATATCTCGATCActtatcaaacaaaaaaaaggtttccCCGCGAAATCATGTCCTAAAtcatttatattctttttgtcATCGAATAAATTATGCTGAGAAACACATTATATAGGACCTGAGCTATGAATCATGTATGTTTATGTACTAGTAGAATAATTATTCCAATTTTcagaatatatttataatgttacGATGACCCAACTCTCCAAAAACATATTGCATAAGATACGGATAGTGTCTCTATCTCTCTATAATAGTATGGATTACTGATCTCTGGTTAACTAATGACACATTTCAACCATACACACATCAAATcaacataaaatcaaattattcaATTATATGTAAAGATATCATTTTTtctatttcaaaaacattacatgctgtatattatattttggtaatttaaaatgaatttaattGTGTCGATATGGTAGATCATTATTGGTGTAAATCTAGTTTTAAGTACATAAAGACACGCCAACTATTTTGTCTGAGATTGTACAAGCCCATGGGACCCCAAAGCCCTAACCTTTTCCATCTACTAAAAATTTTCTTGATCCTTGTAAGTAAATCTTTGTACGTGTCATTTATACAGTCtgcatttatatatatgttgctGACatcaattttgaattttaagaGGCCTAATACAAacattatacatatatacaccgcattctaaattttaatcaaatgtTTAGACATccaaaaagtaaataattaaaaatatagtttaaattttagttacaaGAGAAAATTCTAGCACTTTAGTGATGGTTCAAAACTATCTTATAATTATGTTCTTAGTgattcaattttcaaaaaaaatattaatatacatatacgTGACAAAGTATCTATATTAATTGTAACAATTCTTGATTGATGacagttttaattaaaatataagaaaaaaaatttcgtGCATCAGAAGATTCCAACTAATCCGAACGTGACGGCATTCTCACTGTTGATTTTTCTATAACCACTAACATATTTTATAGTTCGTCTATGGACCTACGGTTTTACCTTAGGACATGATCTTAAGTGCATTATGGTGTTTCTTTTTCCTTAAACTAAGTCCATTATGGTGTTTTATggtgttttcaaaaatttataatactatGATCGATTCTAGTGTAAGAGAGTAAATTATATTTGCCCCCGAAAGCGTGTTTCGTGCGTTCAAATTTCTTGCTtgattaaatgtaaataataaattctTATTTGTTATCTAAATGTATCTACTAACTACAAAAACACTATTCACTTCTAAGAAAATTAAATCTCACTGATGAAGTATTGATTAGTGATTCGACTGACTACGTATGAGTATGACTAATCAATTGTATGGAGATTAATCTTCCTCGAAAACCCACATGCTCAACTAGTCTATTAATAGGCTAATATATCTGATTTATTCGAAATTGTTggaataatttttgtttacaaaatttgtggaaaataaaaatgatcaaatcAGCTGTGCATCGTGAGTTTTATCATGGAGGCTAGTCTAGTTTTTCAACATGAGAGCCCGTCACAGGTCAACTATTTGCATACGTTGAAACTAGTATGGTTTAAAGCTATATAAACTAACGCGGTGTTGGTCAGTGGTTTCCTTGCGTTTAATCTGCCTTGGAAGAGAATTAAGCAATTGACTCTTGTTTCTGACTTCCGGGATAGTCGGGGTTTTGCGACCAGAGCAGGTTCTAAGATTCTCGGAGCCCTatccaaaaatgaaaatatattttcaattttatctaaatattaaaattatttttatcaaaacttGGTTCTCATTCggttgaaaaaataaaaaatttagcaacaaaaaataataatttcctTATGTGAgtagttttattataaaatttattcatatataaattatagaaccTAAAATCTGCTTgatatcttattattatttttataaactgtttttaatttttatttattatatatttaacacTTATACAACTacagttacatatatatattgattatttaaacatttttcatatataaattatagaaccTAAAATCTGCTTGATATCTTAatataaacagtttttttttacttttatttattatatatttaacgCTTCATCTTCCTCCCCTCAAGCTCGGCTCTGTTTGAGACTAGGATCGGATGACCCGAATcatcagaaaaaaagaagaagaatgctCTTTGTAATTTTCAATGATAAAAGTTTCCAAAGAACTAGTGGTAAAATTCCAATCTCCTGAAAATAGTAAAAGGACAAGCCTAAACTATCTTAAtcttcagtttcaaaaaaaaaaaaact is part of the Raphanus sativus cultivar WK10039 chromosome 5, ASM80110v3, whole genome shotgun sequence genome and harbors:
- the LOC130495139 gene encoding protein EXORDIUM-like 6; the encoded protein is MASSSSSSLSVITFLLLTPLCFCSEPPPSQIPNGTLDLSLLWYGQFTPVQKERVRDFIESLNFDAKEGLDPKVSAWWKVVESYLERYEVKEIYRQNNKSNRTVAPRIKVKIVRSYVDEKMKYGKELTIENGEKLVETAIENMSNVVPVVLLSAQVRSHGLGFCNKTCQRYALTVNDIKGKEKPQPYVMVSDPEVQCPGECAWPFHVANRGPHGMTYQPPSGEIGADALVIQLATGLADVATNPALTETLFKSEPPYITNVNHRSSDYIEDPATKCTRVFGSGALPGFTGRIRVDPITGGAFNSHGINHLKFLIPSVWDPKTKSCWTPM
- the LOC108859145 gene encoding histone acetyltransferase MCC1 isoform X1, whose translation is MEEPGISRRPSIYYRPINPNDLDRLEQIHRDIFPIKYESEFFQSVVNGVGIVSWAAVDRSRPDGHCDELIGFVTAKFVLAKESEIDDLICYDSSQGEETLIYILTLGVVESYRNHGIAMSLISGVIRYASGLSLCRGVYLHVIAYNNPAIRLYNRLMFRCVRRLNGFYLIKRQHFDAFLFVYFVNGSRSPCSPLRNNLGNGFCREVAMFVVNYMKNGIKSVASKLTRKEEKGLKWLVPKDTDCVLPTQTEPNLGSSSSGYGLI
- the LOC108859145 gene encoding histone acetyltransferase MCC1 isoform X2, with the protein product MEEPGISRRPSIYYRPINPNDLDRLEQIHRDIFPIKYESEFFQSVVNGVGIVSWAAVDRSRPDGHCDELIGFVTAKFVLAKESEIDDLICYDSSQGEETLIYILTLGVVESYRNHGIAMSLISGVIRYASGLSLCRGVYLHVIAYNNPAIRLYNRLMFRCVRRLNGFYLIKRQHFDAFLFVYFVNGSRSPCSPLEVAMFVVNYMKNGIKSVASKLTRKEEKGLKWLVPKDTDCVLPTQTEPNLGSSSSGYGLI
- the LOC108857872 gene encoding heavy metal-associated isoprenylated plant protein 8, coding for MHCEGCASQVSHCLRGYDGVEQIKTEVGDNKVVVSGKFDDPLKILHRVQKKFSKNAELISPKPNPNQDQKKEQQQKKESAPQIKTATLKMNIHCEGCVNEIKRGIEKIKGIQTAEPDRSKSMVVVRGVMDPPKLVEEIKKKLKRHAELVSQNTEKGKGNNDKDNNNNNKGNKKNEDSDGNTIFSYPPQYSAQHNYPSQIFSDENVHSCSIM
- the LOC108856678 gene encoding THO complex subunit 7B; this encodes MSVKARRLSGRLETVAAKPTYAFDPVDDDKIIKNRLLTRTTTTRGEPPLKKLQKKFTSFVLEVDKEEDNYSECGRLAKAFLQELATFEIPLLKSQAVVEANLREKESFEEVKEETERQITQARGEIEELKKQLEESKVERQHKEECETIRKLIYAQPPRSETEKVICELKREIAELEAESTASWRLLELRKKQFALLLHVVDELQNTMEDEQKSLVDEIRTAVEDQRNIAEPMSVD
- the LOC130512679 gene encoding transcription factor MYB93-like; this translates as MGRSPCCDENGLKKGPWTPEEDQKLINHIQKHGHGSWRALPKQAGLNRCGKSCRLRWTNYLRPDIKRGNFTAEEEQTIINLHSLLGNKWSSIAGHLPGRTDNEIKNYWNTHIRKKLIQMGIDPVTHRPRTDHLNVLAALPQLLAAANFNNLLTLNQNIQPDATSIAKAQWLHSMMQVLNNNNNNNTSSSSIDIHNTNNYIFGQSSFIENQPNISENFYDPTQSLSHIDHQPMDSFSSPFRVFSHQDIVPPLISASPDESKQTQMMIKNKEILKHNEHTSNPSSTPTFAQDHQPWCDIIDDEATDSYWKDIIEQTCSEPWPFRE